Proteins encoded within one genomic window of Haloplanus vescus:
- a CDS encoding DUF7548 family protein, protein MRIEQAAPAVGIAGCLAVVAVLALPFALFPSWGTELAAYYTGGPLGVGAVLAFALVGTVVFLAGARGQADPTTAAGIALPLGVVALVVALSWAFAAPLDPIFGLPSSWMTDHRWYVVVATAVIPAAAAVYARAVV, encoded by the coding sequence ATGCGCATCGAGCAGGCCGCCCCCGCCGTCGGTATCGCCGGCTGTCTCGCCGTCGTCGCCGTCCTCGCGCTCCCCTTCGCCCTCTTTCCGAGCTGGGGGACCGAACTCGCCGCCTACTACACCGGTGGGCCGCTCGGCGTCGGCGCCGTCCTCGCCTTCGCCCTCGTCGGCACCGTCGTCTTCCTCGCCGGGGCGCGCGGACAGGCGGACCCGACAACTGCGGCGGGCATCGCGCTCCCACTCGGGGTCGTCGCTCTCGTCGTCGCCCTCTCGTGGGCGTTCGCCGCGCCCCTCGACCCCATCTTCGGTCTCCCGTCGTCGTGGATGACGGACCACCGGTGGTACGTCGTCGTCGCGACGGCGGTGATTCCCGCCGCTGCGGCCGTCTACGCGCGGGCCGTCGTGTGA
- the dph2 gene encoding diphthamide biosynthesis enzyme Dph2, giving the protein MSQDVSSDGDLRNTGMSLKHDREWDYELDRIVEAVEERNATKVGLQFPEGLKRRGPAVADDLRARTDDDVTYMLSGQPCYGACDLDTYLMRRTDVFVHFGHSPMKESDKIIYVPLFSNVDPFPMMEDALDELPEEDVGLVTTAQHMNLFDEMREWLEDEGYTVHTRRGDDRLTHEGQVLGCNYASADIDADQVLYVGGGKFHPLGLAMEHPDKKVVIADPVNNVVTVADTDKFMKQRYGAVHRAMDAEKWGVIFCTKIGQGRWDMAEQIVADNDDAYLITMDEVTPDRLRNFDMDAFVNTGCPRITTDDGPQFHKPMLTPGEYRIAVGDEPLDSLSFDTFHGTW; this is encoded by the coding sequence ATGAGTCAGGACGTGTCCTCCGACGGCGACCTCCGGAATACGGGGATGTCGCTCAAACACGACCGGGAGTGGGACTACGAACTCGACCGCATCGTCGAGGCGGTCGAAGAGCGGAACGCGACGAAGGTCGGCCTCCAGTTCCCGGAGGGGCTGAAACGGCGCGGGCCCGCAGTCGCCGACGACCTGCGGGCGCGGACCGACGACGACGTGACGTACATGCTCTCCGGCCAGCCCTGTTACGGCGCCTGTGACCTCGACACCTATCTGATGCGCCGGACGGACGTGTTCGTCCACTTCGGCCACTCGCCGATGAAGGAGTCGGACAAGATCATCTACGTCCCGCTGTTCTCGAACGTCGACCCCTTCCCGATGATGGAAGACGCCCTCGACGAACTCCCCGAGGAAGACGTGGGCCTCGTCACCACCGCCCAGCACATGAATCTCTTCGACGAGATGCGCGAGTGGTTGGAAGACGAGGGCTACACCGTCCACACGCGGCGGGGCGACGACCGCCTCACCCACGAGGGACAGGTGCTCGGCTGTAACTACGCCTCTGCGGACATCGACGCGGACCAAGTGCTCTACGTCGGCGGCGGGAAGTTCCACCCGCTCGGACTGGCGATGGAGCATCCGGACAAGAAAGTCGTCATCGCGGACCCCGTCAACAACGTCGTCACCGTCGCTGACACGGACAAGTTCATGAAGCAGCGCTACGGCGCGGTCCACCGGGCGATGGACGCCGAGAAGTGGGGCGTCATCTTCTGTACGAAGATCGGACAAGGGCGCTGGGACATGGCCGAACAGATAGTTGCGGACAACGACGACGCCTACCTCATCACGATGGACGAGGTGACGCCGGACCGCCTGCGCAACTTCGACATGGACGCTTTCGTCAACACCGGCTGTCCGCGCATCACGACCGACGACGGCCCGCAGTTCCACAAGCCGATGCTGACGCCCGGCGAGTACCGCATCGCCGTCGGCGACGAACCCCTCGATTCGCTCTCGTTCGACACGTTCCACGGCACGTGGTGA
- a CDS encoding sensor histidine kinase, with the protein MLYVGGVLLASGFVIAVSAWVWSKDLDISGQLFVLTVAIHPLVGVFVAAELLAPTRELAVLMYTIHTGLGSAIPVAFALFAISFATNRRVVSRRLLASAAVYVAVVFGLEVTNPIHGVARTGYEVVGTTIPHLSGAPTSFFTVLTMPVFIGYYAAIGILGYRFLARREGRWTQTVVLFVGFIPPFAVTALWLGGVLVGPLNGAFVIGSGWMASFAGWAVLRHQLFDVVPLAREAAFDALDERVIVVDDEHRLLDYNETAATTFPELVSGRGESLESVLPTLVADAETRPDGGTATDDHPFVSTFTRDDDGTPREYTLTVSTLQAGGAVRGYVLLIRDITDRQRHVRDLEQQTAQLERFASTLSHDLRNPLNVAYGRIELARMGGEESDLETALDALDRAERIIEDLLTLAREGRTIDDRQRVSLVDVAESAWRTTDTGDATLTLDIAPTIAVYADRTRLQNVFENLFRNSVEHGSTDSSASLTVTLGRHDDGFYVEDDGVGIPPEHREHVFDDEYTTGGGTGLGLTIVDAIAQAHGWTTGIETGRDGGTRIVFGDVTLADDAADDEHRSVARVEASSVDADP; encoded by the coding sequence ATGCTGTACGTGGGGGGGGTATTGCTAGCGAGCGGCTTCGTTATTGCCGTGTCCGCGTGGGTGTGGTCCAAAGATCTCGACATATCCGGGCAGCTGTTCGTCCTGACTGTCGCGATTCACCCACTGGTCGGCGTGTTCGTCGCCGCGGAACTGCTCGCGCCGACGCGAGAACTCGCGGTGTTGATGTACACCATCCACACCGGGCTGGGGTCGGCGATCCCTGTCGCATTCGCGCTGTTCGCGATATCTTTCGCAACCAACCGCCGCGTGGTCTCACGGCGCCTGTTGGCGTCGGCAGCCGTCTACGTCGCCGTCGTGTTCGGCCTGGAAGTGACCAATCCCATTCACGGCGTCGCGCGAACCGGCTACGAAGTCGTTGGGACGACGATTCCGCACCTGTCGGGCGCGCCGACCTCGTTCTTTACCGTGCTCACGATGCCGGTGTTCATCGGCTACTACGCGGCCATCGGCATCCTCGGCTATCGCTTCCTCGCGCGCCGTGAGGGCCGATGGACGCAGACGGTCGTCCTCTTTGTCGGCTTCATTCCGCCGTTCGCCGTCACGGCGCTGTGGCTCGGCGGCGTCCTCGTCGGCCCGCTGAACGGCGCGTTCGTCATCGGGTCGGGGTGGATGGCGTCGTTCGCTGGCTGGGCCGTCCTCCGCCACCAGTTGTTCGACGTGGTGCCGCTCGCACGCGAGGCGGCGTTCGACGCGCTCGACGAGCGAGTCATCGTCGTCGACGACGAGCACCGACTCCTCGATTACAACGAAACCGCGGCGACGACGTTCCCCGAACTGGTCAGCGGGCGGGGCGAGTCGCTCGAATCGGTGCTGCCGACGCTCGTCGCCGACGCGGAGACACGGCCCGACGGCGGGACGGCGACCGACGACCACCCGTTCGTCTCGACGTTCACCCGCGACGACGACGGGACGCCGCGCGAGTACACGCTCACCGTGTCGACGCTCCAGGCCGGCGGCGCGGTCCGTGGCTACGTCCTCCTGATTCGGGACATCACTGACCGCCAGCGTCACGTCCGTGACCTCGAACAGCAGACGGCCCAGCTCGAACGCTTCGCGAGCACGCTCTCGCACGACCTCCGGAATCCGCTCAACGTCGCCTACGGTCGAATCGAGCTCGCGCGCATGGGGGGTGAGGAGTCGGACCTGGAGACGGCGCTCGACGCCCTCGACCGGGCCGAGCGAATCATCGAAGACCTCCTCACGCTCGCCCGCGAAGGGCGGACCATCGACGACCGGCAGCGCGTCTCGCTGGTCGATGTCGCCGAGAGCGCGTGGCGTACCACGGACACGGGCGACGCCACGCTCACGCTCGACATCGCGCCCACCATCGCGGTGTACGCGGACCGCACGCGACTCCAGAACGTGTTCGAGAACCTGTTTCGGAATAGCGTTGAACATGGTTCGACGGACTCCTCGGCGTCTCTTACCGTGACCCTCGGCCGACACGACGACGGGTTCTACGTCGAGGACGATGGCGTGGGCATCCCGCCGGAACACCGTGAGCACGTCTTCGACGACGAGTACACGACGGGTGGCGGGACGGGACTGGGACTGACCATCGTCGACGCCATCGCGCAGGCCCACGGCTGGACGACCGGCATCGAAACCGGTCGCGACGGCGGCACGCGCATCGTCTTTGGCGATGTGACACTCGCCGACGACGCGGCCGACGACGAGCACCGATCGGTCGCGCGCGTCGAGGCCTCGTCGGTGGACGCCGACCCCTGA
- a CDS encoding response regulator, producing the protein MMGHSSADADSAASAPRRVGGASDDRTATERDGVVLVADDDEAFAETVALYLESDWDVVLAHDGDEAVEAFGPHVDVVLLDRRMPTVSGDEALSELREQDGEARIAMMTAVDPDLDIVDMDFDMYLTKPVDRDELVGAVEDLSTRATYARELQALFSLGSKLAALHSRHAADELEADERYQRLQDEFSRLHEASHDELESLDPAEFEELLQLVDEAQ; encoded by the coding sequence ATGATGGGACACAGTTCTGCCGACGCGGATTCGGCGGCGTCGGCTCCCCGCCGCGTCGGCGGCGCGTCCGACGACCGCACCGCGACCGAACGCGACGGAGTCGTCTTGGTCGCGGACGACGACGAAGCCTTCGCGGAGACGGTCGCCCTCTATCTCGAATCCGACTGGGACGTGGTTCTCGCGCACGACGGCGACGAGGCCGTCGAGGCGTTCGGCCCGCACGTCGACGTGGTGTTGCTCGACCGCCGCATGCCGACCGTCTCTGGCGACGAGGCGCTGTCCGAGCTGCGCGAACAGGACGGCGAGGCCCGCATCGCGATGATGACGGCCGTCGACCCGGACCTCGACATCGTCGACATGGACTTCGACATGTACCTCACGAAGCCAGTCGACCGCGACGAACTCGTCGGCGCCGTCGAGGACCTCTCGACGCGTGCCACCTACGCCCGCGAGTTGCAGGCGCTGTTCAGTCTCGGGTCGAAACTCGCCGCCCTCCACTCGCGTCACGCCGCGGACGAACTCGAAGCCGACGAGCGATACCAGCGCCTCCAAGACGAGTTCTCGCGGCTCCACGAGGCGTCGCACGACGAGTTGGAGTCACTCGACCCCGCGGAGTTCGAGGAGTTGCTCCAGCTCGTCGACGAGGCGCAGTGA
- a CDS encoding LabA-like NYN domain-containing protein has translation MTEIHDNQRVAILADAQNLYHSAQSLYSRNIDYSSLLSKGVSDRELVRAIAYVIRADSPEEERFFEALQDIGFETKIKDIKTFGDGSKKADWDVGISLDAVTLANHVDVVVLCTGDGDFSRLCSHLRHEGVRVEVMAFGSSTADELVDAADSFLDLAEREETFLL, from the coding sequence GTGACCGAGATACATGACAACCAGCGCGTCGCGATACTCGCGGACGCGCAGAACCTCTATCACTCCGCGCAGAGCCTCTACTCCAGGAATATCGACTACTCCTCGCTCCTCTCGAAGGGCGTCTCCGACCGCGAACTCGTGCGGGCCATTGCCTACGTCATCCGCGCCGATTCGCCCGAGGAGGAGCGCTTCTTCGAGGCGCTTCAGGACATCGGCTTCGAGACCAAAATCAAGGACATCAAGACGTTCGGCGACGGAAGCAAGAAAGCCGACTGGGACGTGGGCATCAGTCTCGACGCCGTGACCCTCGCCAACCACGTCGACGTGGTGGTGCTCTGTACCGGTGACGGCGACTTCTCGCGGCTCTGCTCGCATCTCCGTCACGAGGGCGTCCGCGTCGAAGTGATGGCCTTCGGCTCCTCCACCGCCGACGAACTCGTCGACGCCGCCGACTCCTTCCTCGATTTGGCCGAACGCGAAGAGACGTTCCTGCTGTAG
- a CDS encoding FecCD family ABC transporter permease, which produces MASESVSEGTAAPTRSVAWFDSSLVALCLGSLAVIVAGGLIQVSFGAYSMSIAEAWQAVLDPTVLFDPQAWRAFLLGGQLPEMGNQSLIVWNIRLPRVFVAVLVGMNLAVSGSIFQAVTRNELASPFILGVSSGAGLMILLTLVLFSGLSTFLPIIAAVGGSVAFLIVYVIAWQNGTSPVRLVLAGVIVGTVFNSLQTAMFFFADDIGVVQSAIAWTTGSLTGTDWEQVRLALPWTVLAMGLALVSSRQLNVLLLGERTAKSLGMRVETVRFALSGVAVLAAAASIAVAGIVGFVGLIVPHMVRTVVGSDYKRLVVGCLFAGPALMVVADVGARLGMQLLTGASSQIPVGIVTGLVGGPYFLYLMRRQDNLGDV; this is translated from the coding sequence GTGGCGAGTGAGTCGGTGAGCGAGGGGACGGCCGCGCCGACTCGCTCGGTGGCGTGGTTCGACTCCTCGCTGGTCGCGCTCTGTCTCGGGAGTCTCGCCGTCATCGTCGCCGGCGGGTTGATTCAGGTGAGTTTCGGCGCGTACTCGATGTCTATCGCGGAGGCGTGGCAGGCCGTCCTCGACCCGACGGTCCTCTTCGACCCGCAGGCGTGGCGCGCCTTCCTGCTCGGGGGACAACTCCCCGAGATGGGCAACCAGAGCCTCATCGTCTGGAACATCCGACTGCCGCGCGTGTTCGTAGCCGTCCTCGTGGGGATGAATCTCGCCGTCTCCGGTTCCATCTTCCAGGCGGTCACGCGCAACGAGCTCGCCAGCCCGTTCATCCTCGGTGTCTCCTCGGGCGCGGGACTGATGATTCTGCTCACGCTGGTCCTCTTCTCGGGGCTGTCGACGTTCCTGCCGATAATCGCCGCTGTGGGCGGCTCGGTCGCCTTCCTCATCGTCTACGTCATCGCGTGGCAGAACGGTACGTCGCCGGTCCGCCTCGTCCTCGCGGGCGTCATCGTCGGCACCGTGTTCAACAGCCTGCAGACGGCTATGTTCTTCTTCGCGGACGACATCGGCGTCGTCCAGTCGGCCATCGCGTGGACGACGGGGTCGCTGACGGGCACCGACTGGGAGCAGGTCCGGTTGGCGCTCCCGTGGACTGTTCTCGCGATGGGCCTCGCGCTCGTCAGTTCGCGACAGTTGAACGTCCTCTTGCTCGGCGAGCGGACGGCGAAGTCGCTGGGGATGCGCGTCGAGACGGTGCGCTTCGCCCTCTCCGGGGTGGCCGTCCTCGCCGCCGCGGCGAGCATTGCCGTCGCGGGCATCGTCGGCTTCGTCGGCCTCATCGTCCCGCACATGGTCCGCACCGTCGTCGGCAGCGACTACAAGCGACTGGTCGTCGGCTGTCTGTTCGCCGGCCCCGCGCTGATGGTCGTCGCCGACGTGGGCGCGCGCCTCGGCATGCAACTGCTCACGGGAGCCAGCTCGCAGATACCGGTCGGTATCGTGACCGGCCTCGTCGGCGGGCCGTACTTCCTCTATCTGATGCGCCGGCAGGACAACCTCGGTGACGTTTGA
- a CDS encoding ABC transporter ATP-binding protein, translated as MLAGEQLTLGYGDTRIIDGESLAVDPGSVTALVGPNGSGKSTLLKGLADQLAPRSGSVLLDGREVSDYDAKALAQRLGLLSQERTSPESITVEDLVYHGRYPHRGFFDPPNDDDQRAVERALDLAGCAHLRDREVGSLSGGQKQLAWIAMALAQETDVLLLDEPTTFLDLHHQLEVLEIIETLRDESDVTVVVVLHDLEQAARLADHVVALRDGEIRARGSPESVVTQDLLADVFAVDADVTWAERGPRITPLRARHDETDEEPARQPTLEQPTD; from the coding sequence ATGCTCGCGGGCGAGCAACTGACGCTCGGCTACGGCGACACCCGTATCATCGACGGGGAGTCACTCGCCGTCGACCCGGGCTCGGTCACCGCGCTCGTCGGCCCGAACGGCTCCGGGAAGAGCACGCTCCTGAAGGGACTCGCGGACCAACTCGCGCCCCGGTCCGGGTCGGTGCTCCTCGACGGGCGCGAGGTGAGCGACTACGACGCCAAGGCCCTCGCCCAGCGACTCGGACTCCTCTCACAGGAGCGCACGTCGCCGGAGTCGATCACCGTCGAGGACCTCGTGTACCACGGCCGCTACCCCCATCGTGGCTTCTTCGACCCTCCGAACGACGACGACCAGCGGGCGGTCGAACGCGCCCTCGACCTTGCGGGGTGTGCCCACCTCCGGGACCGAGAGGTGGGCAGTCTCAGCGGCGGACAGAAGCAGTTGGCGTGGATTGCGATGGCGCTCGCCCAGGAGACGGACGTGCTCCTCCTCGACGAACCGACGACGTTTCTCGACCTCCACCACCAACTGGAAGTGCTGGAGATAATCGAGACGCTGCGCGACGAGAGCGACGTGACGGTCGTCGTCGTCCTCCACGACCTCGAACAGGCGGCGCGGCTGGCAGACCACGTTGTGGCGCTCAGAGACGGCGAAATCCGTGCCCGCGGGTCGCCCGAGTCGGTCGTCACGCAGGACCTTCTCGCGGACGTGTTCGCCGTCGACGCAGACGTGACGTGGGCGGAGCGAGGGCCGCGAATCACGCCGCTTCGCGCCCGTCACGACGAGACAGACGAGGAGCCGGCACGACAGCCGACCCTCGAACAGCCGACGGACTGA
- a CDS encoding TIGR00725 family protein, translating into MRVSVIGGGSVDESTANLAREVGRRLAARDHVVVCGGLGGVMAAACEGASAAGGRSIGILPTTDRSDANDHVDTVIATGLGHARNPLVVMNGDAVIAVDGGSGTLSELGFAGVFDRPIAGLQTHDAPGVEPVETPAEAVDYVESAGQH; encoded by the coding sequence ATGCGCGTCAGCGTTATCGGCGGTGGATCGGTCGACGAATCGACGGCGAACCTGGCCCGCGAGGTGGGCCGACGACTCGCCGCTCGCGACCACGTCGTGGTGTGTGGCGGCCTCGGCGGCGTCATGGCCGCGGCCTGTGAGGGTGCGAGCGCCGCCGGCGGCCGGAGCATTGGCATCCTCCCGACGACGGACCGGAGCGACGCCAACGACCACGTGGACACCGTCATCGCGACGGGACTGGGCCACGCGCGGAACCCGCTGGTCGTGATGAACGGCGACGCGGTCATCGCCGTCGACGGCGGGTCGGGGACGCTCTCGGAGCTCGGGTTCGCGGGCGTCTTCGACCGGCCTATCGCCGGCTTACAGACCCACGACGCTCCCGGCGTCGAACCCGTCGAGACGCCCGCCGAAGCCGTCGACTACGTGGAGTCGGCCGGCCAGCACTGA
- a CDS encoding TrmO family methyltransferase domain-containing protein has protein sequence MDCKPIGTVHTPFETTGEAPKQGIHEAATGVVELDPAYRAGLDGFDGDRVVVVWWADRADRSVLTLDRDESRGVFTSRSPARPNPICVTTCGVDEVDTDAGRLYVRGVDMADDSPVLDLKVPVDVRTDL, from the coding sequence ATGGACTGCAAGCCCATCGGGACGGTCCACACGCCCTTCGAAACGACGGGTGAGGCGCCGAAACAGGGGATTCACGAGGCGGCGACGGGCGTCGTCGAACTCGACCCGGCGTACCGGGCGGGGCTCGACGGCTTCGACGGTGACCGCGTGGTCGTCGTCTGGTGGGCCGACCGGGCGGACCGCTCCGTGCTGACGCTGGACCGCGACGAGTCCCGCGGCGTGTTCACGTCTCGGTCGCCCGCGCGCCCGAATCCGATCTGTGTCACGACCTGTGGCGTTGACGAGGTGGACACGGACGCCGGACGGCTCTACGTCCGCGGCGTCGACATGGCCGACGATAGCCCGGTGCTCGACCTGAAGGTGCCAGTCGACGTTCGTACGGATTTGTGA
- a CDS encoding ABC transporter substrate-binding protein — MTRETTGRRLPTRREFLTYGGAVASGGALAGCAGAATTASSDGDAGSSHSVSIEPMGSVSFDEVPETWVANNGSWADMGIALGLEPPKAVWLTDRYHTQYYDSIPGVSVDKSGMVALYQDGVSKERFYALGADVHVMDPNFLMNRFGGWDRSDVDEIERNVAPMFGNCIYAQHYPWHEDYRYYTLFEAFEKLAQVFQRTDRYEAFEGVHESFQTNLADAIPSESPEVAVLWGVGNQPESFYPYVIGGGTGFKHLRDLGVDDALATTDVKDFHGSRAEIDLETVLEVDPEVLLLRGYESMSTGEFQDTVVSFLDAHDTASQLTAVENGDVYRAGSLYQGPITNLVLTERTARHLYDFESDLFDRERVADIVTGSFDA; from the coding sequence ATGACGAGAGAGACGACTGGGCGGCGACTCCCGACGCGGCGCGAGTTTCTGACGTACGGTGGCGCCGTCGCTTCGGGGGGTGCGCTCGCGGGGTGTGCGGGTGCGGCGACGACTGCGTCCTCGGACGGCGACGCGGGGTCGTCGCACTCCGTGTCTATCGAACCGATGGGGTCGGTGTCCTTCGACGAGGTGCCCGAGACGTGGGTGGCGAACAACGGCAGTTGGGCGGACATGGGCATCGCCCTCGGCCTCGAACCGCCGAAGGCAGTCTGGCTCACGGACCGCTATCACACCCAGTATTACGACTCGATTCCGGGCGTCTCCGTCGACAAGAGCGGGATGGTGGCGCTCTATCAGGACGGCGTGAGCAAGGAGCGATTCTACGCGCTCGGGGCGGACGTCCACGTCATGGACCCGAACTTCCTCATGAATCGCTTCGGTGGCTGGGACCGCTCCGACGTGGACGAAATCGAGCGCAACGTCGCCCCGATGTTCGGCAACTGCATCTACGCCCAGCATTATCCGTGGCACGAGGACTACCGGTACTACACCCTCTTCGAGGCGTTCGAAAAGCTCGCCCAGGTGTTCCAGCGCACCGACCGCTACGAGGCGTTCGAGGGCGTCCACGAGTCGTTCCAGACCAACCTCGCGGACGCCATCCCGTCCGAGAGCCCCGAAGTCGCCGTCCTGTGGGGCGTCGGCAACCAGCCAGAGTCGTTCTACCCCTACGTCATCGGCGGCGGGACGGGCTTCAAACACCTGCGTGACCTCGGCGTCGACGACGCCCTCGCGACGACGGACGTGAAGGACTTCCACGGCAGTCGTGCGGAAATCGACCTCGAAACCGTCCTCGAAGTCGACCCCGAGGTGCTGTTGCTCCGCGGCTACGAGTCGATGTCTACGGGCGAGTTCCAAGACACGGTCGTCTCCTTCCTCGACGCCCACGACACGGCGAGCCAACTCACCGCCGTCGAGAACGGCGACGTCTACCGCGCCGGCAGCCTGTATCAGGGGCCGATTACGAACCTCGTCCTCACTGAACGCACGGCCCGGCACCTGTACGATTTCGAGAGCGACCTGTTCGACCGGGAGCGCGTCGCGGACATCGTCACGGGGTCGTTCGACGCATGA
- a CDS encoding endo-1,4-beta-xylanase gives MTDRLDGRVARRSVLATLAGALAGCSSDDDPPSATPATTTSDETASTTPTSADTPSFVGGERAAWERAADRRIDDHRRADLAITVYRDGSPVPDATVDLVLRDHEFDFSTAYNVRRHFDVPSGHPYRTYVGDLFNEVVFENAHKWRRWVQPGTHERADTIVEFLRDRGLRISGAPVIWQHPEADVLPDDVWAAVEADDEARLRELVRDHVRTVLGHYVDDHGVTEWVFLNEQLDHNVITDALSDADPWESPPLRDWFAVAGEVAPEATLSVNEYDILALDRPQHRDHYASLVEYLLADDAPLDEIAFQGHTRGESERISADEQWRRLERFAGLGDIDLVVSEFDTPGFDSDTAAGAYLYRFLKILYSHPDAAGFRLWGFWDEQHWRKDAPLFYPDWTPKPGYHAYVTLVFDQWFTDETGTTDGDGEYRTRADLGTYDITVTVDGDQRHVTRSLTDADGETTWTIRL, from the coding sequence ATGACGGACCGTCTCGACGGGCGAGTGGCCCGCCGGAGCGTCCTCGCAACGCTCGCGGGGGCACTCGCTGGCTGTTCGAGCGACGACGACCCGCCGTCGGCGACGCCCGCGACGACGACCAGCGACGAGACGGCGTCGACGACGCCCACGTCTGCCGACACGCCCTCGTTCGTCGGCGGCGAGCGCGCGGCGTGGGAACGCGCCGCCGATCGTCGAATCGACGACCACCGCCGGGCCGACCTCGCTATCACCGTCTATCGAGACGGGTCGCCCGTGCCCGACGCGACTGTCGACCTCGTGCTCCGTGACCACGAGTTCGACTTCTCGACGGCCTACAACGTGCGCCGACACTTCGACGTGCCGTCGGGCCACCCCTACCGGACGTACGTCGGCGACCTGTTCAACGAGGTGGTCTTCGAGAACGCACACAAGTGGCGACGCTGGGTCCAACCCGGAACCCACGAACGCGCCGACACCATCGTCGAGTTCCTGCGCGACCGTGGGCTGAGAATCTCGGGCGCGCCCGTCATCTGGCAACACCCGGAAGCGGACGTGCTCCCCGACGACGTCTGGGCGGCGGTCGAGGCCGACGACGAGGCCCGACTCCGCGAACTCGTCCGCGACCACGTCCGGACAGTTCTGGGCCACTACGTCGACGACCACGGCGTCACGGAGTGGGTGTTCCTCAACGAACAGCTCGACCACAACGTCATCACGGACGCACTCTCGGACGCCGATCCGTGGGAGTCGCCGCCGCTCCGCGACTGGTTCGCCGTCGCGGGCGAGGTGGCGCCCGAGGCGACGCTCTCGGTCAACGAGTACGACATCCTCGCGCTCGACCGACCGCAGCACCGCGACCACTACGCCAGTCTCGTCGAGTACCTCCTCGCCGACGACGCTCCGCTCGACGAAATCGCGTTTCAGGGACACACGAGAGGCGAGAGCGAGCGAATCAGCGCCGACGAGCAGTGGCGACGGCTGGAGCGGTTCGCCGGCCTCGGCGATATCGACCTCGTCGTCTCGGAGTTCGACACGCCGGGCTTCGACTCCGATACGGCCGCCGGGGCCTACCTCTACCGTTTTCTCAAGATACTCTACAGCCATCCCGACGCCGCCGGCTTCCGACTCTGGGGGTTCTGGGACGAACAGCACTGGCGCAAGGACGCGCCGCTGTTCTACCCCGACTGGACGCCCAAACCCGGCTATCACGCCTACGTCACCCTCGTCTTCGACCAGTGGTTCACCGACGAGACGGGGACGACCGACGGCGACGGCGAGTATCGCACCCGCGCCGACCTCGGCACGTACGATATCACCGTCACCGTCGACGGCGACCAACGGCACGTCACGCGGTCGCTCACCGACGCCGATGGCGAGACGACGTGGACGATTCGGCTGTGA
- a CDS encoding DUF7847 domain-containing protein, with translation MSVVTPLRTAVDALSRNPVLFLGGLVYAALLLPQRALQLAGVPFAPLLLQMVTFVVTPFVVAGVVGMARDALDGDTSFDALAATGRARYLDLLLATLLEFGIQVAFGVVFVVLALVLTVISGAGGAAALVGGAVILLLVGIYIAVLFAIQFYPVIVVVDDADAVESVTQSVSFVRSNVFDTLGYTLVTLALGFLASLPMLGAAAYRVLMNGPSGGSTPGPIGGGMSGGMGGGSGAGMSPGDILATPSGGLGLSTPEIAALALVSAVATTLFFAFRYTYATAFYRRNARSVEERVLGDDA, from the coding sequence ATGTCCGTGGTCACGCCCCTCCGGACGGCAGTCGACGCACTCTCGCGGAATCCCGTCCTCTTCCTCGGTGGCCTCGTCTACGCCGCCCTGCTCCTCCCACAGCGTGCGCTCCAGTTGGCCGGCGTCCCGTTCGCACCGCTGCTCCTCCAGATGGTGACGTTCGTCGTGACGCCGTTCGTCGTTGCGGGCGTCGTCGGGATGGCACGCGACGCCCTCGACGGCGACACGTCGTTCGACGCGCTCGCCGCGACGGGTCGGGCACGGTATCTCGACCTCCTCCTCGCCACCCTCCTCGAGTTCGGCATCCAAGTCGCGTTCGGCGTCGTCTTCGTCGTGCTCGCGCTGGTCCTCACCGTCATCTCCGGGGCCGGCGGGGCGGCCGCGCTGGTCGGGGGTGCCGTCATTCTCCTACTCGTCGGCATCTACATCGCCGTCCTGTTCGCCATCCAGTTCTACCCCGTCATCGTCGTCGTCGACGACGCCGACGCCGTCGAGAGCGTGACCCAGAGCGTCTCGTTCGTGCGGAGCAACGTGTTCGACACGCTCGGATACACGCTCGTCACGCTCGCACTGGGCTTTCTCGCCTCTCTGCCGATGCTGGGTGCCGCGGCCTACCGCGTCCTGATGAATGGGCCGTCCGGTGGCTCCACGCCCGGCCCCATCGGTGGCGGGATGAGCGGCGGTATGGGCGGGGGGTCGGGTGCTGGGATGTCGCCCGGTGATATCCTCGCGACGCCCAGCGGGGGGCTCGGTCTCTCGACGCCGGAAATCGCCGCGCTCGCCCTCGTCTCCGCGGTGGCGACGACGCTGTTTTTCGCCTTCCGATACACCTACGCAACCGCGTTCTACCGGCGCAACGCCCGCTCGGTGGAGGAACGCGTGCTCGGTGACGACGCGTAG